The segment CTCTATCAGAGATATCTTGACTATCAAGAATAATATCTCTAAGTTCATATATTGCTTGTCTTTGTTTATTCATAACATTATCATAATCAAGAACTTGCTTTCTTATGTCAAAATTCATTGCTTCAACTCTTTTTTGAGCATTTTCAATTTGACGTGTTATTAATCTAGATTCAATTACTTCTCCTTCTTTCATTCCTAATTTTTCCATTAAACCAGATATTCTATCAGAACCAAAAAGTCTCATTAGTTCATCTTCAAGTGATACATAAAAAACTGAACTTCCAGGATCTCCCTGTCTGGTACCTCTACCAGCCATATTTGTAGCAATGGTAACACTCCCTTTTTTACCTGCTTGTGCAATTATTTGTGCCTCCATTTCATGATATTTTGCATTTAAAACTTGATGTGGAATTCCTTTTTTTCTTAACATCTGAGAAAGCATCTCAGATTTCTCAATAGATCTTGTTCCAACAAGAATTGGTTG is part of the Caldisericia bacterium genome and harbors:
- the secA gene encoding preprotein translocase subunit SecA (functions in protein export; can interact with acidic membrane phospholipids and the SecYEG protein complex; binds to preproteins; binds to ATP and undergoes a conformational change to promote membrane insertion of SecA/bound preprotein; ATP hydrolysis appears to drive release of the preprotein from SecA and deinsertion of SecA from the membrane; additional proteins SecD/F/YajC aid SecA recycling; exists in an equilibrium between monomers and dimers; may possibly form higher order oligomers; proteins in this cluster correspond SecA1; SecA2 is not essential and seems to play a role in secretion of a subset of proteins), with translation IYKLDVVEIPPNKRCIRYDYPDRVYRTEREKFNAIVQEIEEKWKKGQPILVGTRSIEKSEMLSQMLRKKGIPHQVLNAKYHEMEAQIIAQAGKKGSVTIATNMAGRGTRQGDPGSSVFYVSLEDELMRLFGSDRISGLMEKLGMKEGEVIESRLITRQIENAQKRVEAMNFDIRKQVLDYDNVMNKQRQAIYELRDIILDSQDISDR